One segment of Geitlerinema sp. PCC 9228 DNA contains the following:
- a CDS encoding RluA family pseudouridine synthase, producing MVESFQLKVDTNGVRLDRWLAKQIPDLSRSRLQQLIAQSHVSVNGRVCTCKKNTLQAGDRIQVTVPPSQPVELQPANIPLDILYEDDAIIIINKPAGLVVHPAPGHEQDTLVNALLAHCDFLAGIAGEQRPGIVHRLDKDTSGALVVAKSDRALQNLQAQIQAKTAQRDYLGIVHGSFSQNQGTFVFPVGRHPVHRKKMAVVPYERGGREAITEWEVLERLGNYTLLRFHLKTGRTHQIRVHCSHVGHPLVGDPVYSRRKPVGVNLTGQALHAWVLKLQHPETSEPIEAIAPPPESFTKLLLPPNRLFTGQ from the coding sequence TTGGTAGAATCTTTTCAATTAAAAGTTGATACCAATGGCGTGCGGTTGGACCGCTGGTTGGCCAAGCAAATTCCCGATTTATCGCGATCGCGCCTCCAGCAACTAATTGCCCAATCTCACGTGAGTGTCAACGGTCGCGTTTGTACCTGCAAAAAAAATACCCTACAAGCAGGCGATCGCATACAAGTGACCGTTCCTCCCTCACAACCGGTAGAACTGCAACCAGCTAACATTCCTCTGGATATTCTCTACGAAGATGATGCCATTATTATTATTAACAAACCCGCCGGTTTGGTGGTTCATCCCGCACCCGGTCACGAACAAGATACCTTGGTGAATGCGTTGCTGGCGCATTGTGACTTTTTGGCAGGAATTGCCGGCGAACAAAGACCGGGAATTGTCCATCGTTTGGATAAGGATACCAGCGGTGCTTTGGTGGTTGCCAAAAGCGATCGCGCTTTACAAAACTTGCAAGCACAAATTCAAGCCAAAACCGCACAGCGAGACTATTTAGGCATCGTCCATGGCAGTTTTAGCCAAAACCAAGGTACTTTTGTGTTTCCCGTGGGTCGCCATCCCGTTCACCGCAAAAAAATGGCGGTTGTTCCCTACGAACGTGGCGGTCGGGAAGCCATTACCGAATGGGAAGTGTTAGAACGGTTGGGGAACTATACCTTGCTGCGATTTCACTTAAAAACCGGACGTACCCACCAAATCCGCGTTCATTGTTCCCACGTGGGGCATCCTTTGGTTGGCGACCCGGTATACAGCCGCAGAAAACCTGTTGGTGTTAACCTTACCGGTCAGGCGTTACATGCTTGGGTTCTGAAACTACAACATCCCGAAACTAGCGAACCTATCGAAGCGATCGCGCCACCACCGGAATCTTTTACCAAGCTACTGCTACCTCCTAATAGGTTATTTACTGGACAATAA